The Glycine soja cultivar W05 chromosome 3, ASM419377v2, whole genome shotgun sequence genome window below encodes:
- the LOC114407415 gene encoding probable beta-D-xylosidase 2 — MATPILYNVPSLGHHPRSHLLFPSLPQMSSTFSPLLNLIAVFLLLFLVRHTCEARDPFACDPKNGATENMPFCKASLAIPERVKDLVGRLTLQEKVRLLVNNAAAVPRLGMKGYEWWSEALHGVSNVGPGVKFNAQFPGATSFPQVITTAASFNASLWEAIGQVVSDEARAMYNGGTAGLTYWSPNVNIFRDPRWGRGQETPGEDPVLAGTYAASYVRGLQGTDGNRLKVAACCKHFTAYDLDNWNGMDRFHFNAQVSKQDIEETFDVPFRMCVSEGKVASVMCSYNQVNGVPTCADPNLLKKTVRGLWQLDGYIVSDCDSVGVFYDNQHYTPTPEEAAADAIKAGLDLDCGPFLAVHTQNAVEKGLLSEADVNGALVNTLTVQMRLGMFDGEPSAHAYGKLGPKDVCKPAHQELALEAARQGIVLLKNTGPVLPLSPQRHHTVAVIGPNSKATVTMIGNYAGVACGYTNPLQGIGRYAKTIHQLGCENVACKNDKLFGSAINAARQADATVLVMGLDQSIEAETVDRTGLLLPGRQQDLVSKVAAASKGPTILVIMSGGSVDITFAKNNPRIVGILWAGYPGQAGGAAIADILFGTTNPGGKLPVTWYPQEYLTKLPMTNMAMRGSKSAGYPGRTYRFYNGPVVYPFGHGLTYTHFVHTLASAPTVVSVPLNGHRRANVTNISNRAIRVTHARCDKLSISLEVDIKNVGSRDGTHTLLVFSAPPAGFGHWALEKQLVAFEKIHVPAKGLQRVGVNIHVCKLLSVVDKSGIRRIPLGEHSFNIGDVKHSVSLQAAALGIIKS, encoded by the exons ATGGCCACACCCATTCTATATAACGTTCCCTCCCTTGGCCACCACCCTCGCTCACATTTATTATTTCCGTCTTTGCCCCAAATGTCTTCAACCTTCTCACCCCTCCTCAATCTCATTGCagtcttcctcctcctcttcttggtCCGGCACACGTGCGAGGCACGTGACCCGTTCGCGTGCGACCCGAAAAATGGCGCCACGGAGAACATGCCGTTTTGCAAGGCTTCACTGGCGATACCAGAGAGGGTGAAGGATCTGGTTGGAAGGTTGACGCTGCAAGAGAAGGTTAGGCTTCTGGTGAACAATGCCGCGGCGGTTCCAAGGCTTGGGATGAAAGGGTACGAGTGGTGGTCGGAGGCACTCCACGGAGTTTCAAATGTGGGTCCCGGAGTTAAGTTTAATGCACAGTTTCCCGGTGCTACTAGCTTCCCTCAAGTCATCACCACCGctgcttccttcaatgcttcTCTCTGGGAGGCAATCGGACAG GTAGTGTCGGATGAGGCAAGGGCCATGTACAACGGTGGAACAGCAGGGCTCACGTATTGGAGCCCAAACGTGAACATTTTCAGGGACCCAAGGTGGGGCCGTGGACAGGAAACTCCCGGTGAGGACCCAGTGTTAGCCGGTACATATGCTGCTAGTTACGTCAGGGGACTACAGGGAACGGACGGTAACCGGTTGAAGGTTGCTGCTTGTTGCAAACACTTCACGGCTTATGACCTCGATAATTGGAATGGCATGGATCGATTCCACTTCAATGCacaa GTGAGTAAGCAGGACATAGAGGAAACATTCGACGTGCCATTCAGGATGTGTGTGAGCGAAGGGAAAGTAGCCAGTGTCATGTGTTCTTACAATCAAGTCAATGGGGTCCCTACCTGTGCCGACCCCAACCTCCTCAAGAAAACAGTTCGTGGCCTGTGGCAACTTGATGG GTACATAGTATCAGACTGTGATTCTGTTGGGGTGTTTTATGATAACCAACATTACACACCAACGCCAGAAGAAGCTGCTGCTGATGCCATTAAAGCAG GTTTGGATTTAGACTGTGGGCCTTTCCTAGCTGTGCACACGCAGAATGCGGTCGAAAAAGGGTTGCTTAGCGAAGCTGATGTGAACGGTGCTTTGGTGAATACACTGACGGTCCAAATGAGGTTAGGCATGTTTGATGGAGAGCCATCGGCCCATGCATATGGCAAATTGGGCCCAAAAGATGTGTGCAAACCGGCCCATCAAGAACTCGCCCTTGAAGCTGCCAGACAAGGAATTGTGCTTCTTAAGAACACTGGTCCTGTTTTGCCACTCTCCCCACAGCGTCACCATACCGTGGCTGTCATTGGACCCAATTCTAAAGCCACCGTTACAATGATTGGAAATTATGCTG GTGTTGCATGTGGATACACCAATCCCTTACAAGGGATAGGAAGATATGCCAAGACTATTCATCAGTTGGGCTGTGAAAATGTAGCTTGTAAAAATGACAAGTTGTTTGGGTCTGCTATAAACGCGGCCCGTCAAGCAGATGCAACGGTTTTGGTGATGGGCCTGGACCAGTCCATTGAAGCTGAAACGGTGGACAGGACTGGCTTGCTTTTGCCTGGTCGTCAACAAGACCTTGTTTCAAAAGTGGCAGCTGCCTCAAAGGGACCAACTATTTTGGTCATAATGTCTGGTGGTTCTGTGGATATAACTTTTGCAAAGAATAACCCTCGAATTGTGGGCATCCTGTGGGCTGGTTATCCAGGCCAAGCTGGTGGTGCTGCCATTGCAGATATCCTGTTTGGAACAACTAACCCAG GGGGCAAGCTGCCGGTGACATGGTACCCACAAGAATACCTAACAAAGTTGCCAATGACAAACATGGCAATGCGAGGAAGCAAATCAGCAGGGTACCCAGGAAGAACGTATCGGTTCTACAATGGTCCAGTGGTGTATCCATTTGGACACGGCTTGACATACACACACTTTGTTCATACATTAGCGAGTGCTCCCACAGTGGTGTCAGTTCCCTTGAATGGTCACCGCCGTGCCAATGTCACCAATATTTCAAACAGGGCAATTAGAGTGACACATGCACGGTGTGACAAACTCTCCATCAGCCTCGAAGTAGACATTAAAAATGTGGGGTCCAGAGATGGCACGCACACGTTGCTAGTTTTCTCTGCTCCTCCTGCAGGTTTTGGCCATTGGGCACTAGAGAAGCAACTTGTGGCCTTTGAGAAAATCCATGTTCCTGCGAAGGGTCTACAGAGAGTTGGAGTCAATATTCACGTGTGCAAGCTTTTAAGTGTGGTGGATAAGTCTGGGATTAGGAGAATCCCGTTGGGGGAACACAGTTTTAACATTGGCGATGTTAAACACTCCGTGTCACTTCAGGCTGCAGCACTTGGGATTATCAAGTCCTGA
- the LOC114407416 gene encoding uncharacterized protein LOC114407416 → MGNQIARDATGKIVYWNGSVQEFDEPLTVAELMLEHPQQVVLDFHSAVKEKRPTPLPADEKLEMKKTYVMVPVKRGKPVLLSSEDSRRILFTVNSSLHSNHFVSSSGFLPWLARLFHAKGEVVAVLQRKEEVEKENTEERYGFSEFLPEMLEGSMPEYMSRQLSGKGWKPSLDTIKEKKVKTKLSPWLLFLRGFSAAKI, encoded by the coding sequence ATGGGAAACCAAATAGCAAGAGATGCAACTGGGAAAATCGTTTACTGGAATGGTTCGGTTCAAGAATTCGACGAGCCACTAACGGTGGCAGAGCTCATGCTGGAGCACCCGCAGCAAGTAGTGCTTGATTTCCATTCCGCTGTGAAGGAGAAAAGGCCAACGCCACTGCCAGCAGACGAAAAGCTAGAGATGAAGAAAACCTATGTGATGGTTCCGGTGAAGAGAGGGAAGCCTGTGTTGTTGAGCAGCGAAGATAGTCGCCGCATTCTCTTCACCGTTAACTCCTCTCTGCATTCCAATCATTTCGTTTCTTCTTCGGGGTTTCTTCCTTGGCTTGCACGGTTGTTCCACGCTAAGGGAGAGGTTGTTGCAGTGTTGCAGAGGAAGGAAGAGGTGGAGAAGGAGAACACGGAAGAGAGGTATGGTTTTTCTGAGTTTTTGCCAGAAATGTTAGAAGGGTCGATGCCAGAGTATATGAGTAGACAGTTATCGGGGAAAGGGTGGAAGCCTAGCTTGGACACTATTAAGGAGAAGAAAGTTAAGACAAAACTGTCTCCCTGGTTATTGTTCCTCAGAGGTTTTTCTGCTGCAAAGATTTAA
- the LOC114407417 gene encoding uncharacterized protein LOC114407417 — protein sequence MGNTTSCSCICISNGVISIGNILKKRRKAKKTAMLLDSDGNTREIKLPIKSGELMIEEFGHVVTPVDEIRRTGRVSALLADEELVAGKVYLLLPVNRINSKASEFEMAIAEKQSGHTKSKRGNNMAKVSPSLISRSNERDEENQVTVSVFPVCPRFGNQVRWNPVLDPIVE from the coding sequence ATGGGGAACACTACTTCTTGTTCTTGTATTTGTATCTCTAATGGTGTTATTAGTATTGGGAATATtttgaagaagagaagaaaagctaAGAAAACAGCGATGCTGTTGGACAGTGATGGAAACACTCGGGAGATCAAGCTACCCATAAAATCAGGGGAGCTCATGATCGAAGAATTCGGCCACGTCGTCACTCCGGTCGACGAAATTCGTAGAACGGGACGGGTTTCGGCTTTATTGGCCGACGAGGAGCTTGTGGCCGGTAAGGTTTACCTGCTATTGCCAGTGAATAGGATCAATTCGAAGGCTTCAGAGTTTGAGATGGCTATTGCGGAAAAACAGAGTGGCCACACAAAGAGTAAGAGGGGAAATAATATGGCCAAGGTTTCGCCGTCACTGATTTCGAGGTCAAATGAAAGGGACGAAGAAAACCAAGTTACGGTTAGTGTTTTCCCTGTGTGTCCGAGGTTTGGGAACCAAGTACGATGGAATCCCGTTTTGGATCCTATCGTAGAATAA
- the LOC114407420 gene encoding uncharacterized protein LOC114407420 — translation MAEVVLLVDDLKLLSAIPRCRICHEEEFESVETLEAPCACSGTVKFAHRDCIQRWCNEKGNTTCEICLQQYEPGYTAPPPKKSKINDEAMSIREEEEASNARIEIMVEGVAMESDYSECSSAADRSGSCCRSLAIAFTLVLLVRHLFPVLTNGTEDYPFTLLTVIILKASGIIIPMYIIIKILGAIQSCIQHYKDADEDDEDEIHHNVNPRHL, via the exons ATGGCAGAGGTTGTCTTGCTAGTCGATGATTTGAAACTACTTTCTGCGATTCCTCGCTGTAGAATTTGTCATGAAGAAGAGTTTGAAAGCGTAGAAACCTTGGAAGCACCTTGTGCTTGTTCTGGAACCGTTAAG tttGCTCATAGAGATTGCATACAGAGATGGTGCAACGAAAAAGGAAATACAACCTGTGAAATATGTCTCCAG cAATACGAACCCGGATATACAGCTCCTCCGCCAAAGAAGTCTAAGATAAATGATGAAGCAATGTCTATTAG ggAGGAGGAAGAAGCGTCAAACGCAAGAATAGAGATTATGGTTGAAGGAGTGGCAATGGAAAGCGATTACTCCGAATGCAGCTCTGCCGCTGACAGAAGCGGGTCTTGCTGTCGATCACTTGCAATAGCT TTTACACTAGTCTTACTTGTAAGACATCTTTTCCCAGTGCTTACAAATGGAACGGAAGATTACCCATTTACACTACTTACT GTAATTATACTAAAGGCTAGCGGAATTATTATACCAATGTACATAATTATTAAGATTCTCGGAGCTATTCAGAGTTGTATTCAGCACTATAAGGATGCTGACGAAGATGACGAAGATGAGATACATCATAATGTAAatccaagacatttatag